From one Esox lucius isolate fEsoLuc1 chromosome 11, fEsoLuc1.pri, whole genome shotgun sequence genomic stretch:
- the LOC105008547 gene encoding protein NLRC3-like, translated as MSLSEEREKGSDSKMSQSGEIKERDPASKRRLCVDDESKANIPIQQERPASPDPSCVSMKSDKSMHHPVGFREGDVSTEQRERQDEVTLHDPRNMNQKELAETLEKNERAVKSQCELKLTLKKKCQCLFEGIAKQGNPTLLNKIYTELYITEGGSGGVNNEHEVRQIETTTRKQARPRQETAIKCNDIFKPIPEQDKQIRTVLTKGVAGIGKTVSVQKFILDWAEGEANQDVQFVFSLPFRELNLMKSKEFSFIQLINHFSIETTKARISNYSEYKVVFIFDGLDECRLPLDFKYNKSCYDVTETTSVDVLLTNLIKGNLLPSALLWITTRPAAANQIPSECVDLVTEVRGFNDPQKEEYFRKRFSDEDLASRIISHIKTSRSLHIMCHIPVFCWIVATILEHMLTTDDKVELPKTLTDMYSYFLVFQSTHRNVKYDGKKESTLKLGQLAFQQLQKGNLIFYEEDLKECGIDINEASVYSGVCTQIFKEECGLNQYKVFCFVHLSIQEFLAAVYVFLSFNNSNKNLMDEQQSTFLKTQFRKIPEINFHKTAVDKAFQSKTGHLDLFLRFLLGLSLESNQKHLRGLLTKTRSSSQSYEETIKYIKEKIRESPSSERCINLFHCLNELNDHSLVEEIQRYLSSGRLSGKKLSPAQWSALVFVLLTSKEEIDVFDLKKYSKSEEGLLGLLPVIKTCRIALLSGCGITKGCASLVSALKSNPSHLKELDLSNNDLKDLGIMELSALLKDSQCRLETLRLSGCGITEEGCASLVSALKSNPSHLKELDLSNNDLKDTGVEKLSALLKDPQCRLETLRLSGCLVTEEGCASLVSSLKSNPSHLNELDLSYNHPGDSGVRLLSAGLEDPHWRLEKLNMDHGGERRLKPGPQKYVCELTLDPNTVNRNLSLSEENRKVTRKREEQPYPDHPERFEYWEQVLCREGLSGRCYWEVERSLGAAVIGVTYKGIKRRGKGDDCCLGYNNKSWSLVYYDDRCYFRHNNKTTVIPVTSSDPHRVGVYLDWPAGTLSFYRVSSDTLTHLYTFNTTFTEPLYPGFRVYDSSVSLCQMFSVSNTT; from the exons AGAAAGGCAGGATGAGGTCACACTTCATGACCCGAGGAACATGAACCAGAAGGAGCTTGCTGAAacactggagaaaa ATGAGCGTGCAGTAAAAAGTCAATGTGAACTCAAATTAACTCTGAAGAAGAAGTGTCAGTGCTTATTTGAGGGTATCGCTAAACAAGGGAACCCAACACTTCTCaataagatctacacagagctctacatcacagagggtggaagtggaggagtcaataatgaacatgaggtgagacagattgagacaacAACCAGGAAACAAGCAAGACCAAGACAAGAGACAGccatcaaatgtaatgacatcttcaaGCCCATACCTGAACAAGACAAACAAATCAGAACTGTGCTGACAAAGGGAGTTGCTGGAATTGGAAAAACTGTCTCTGTGCAAAAGTTCATTCTTGACTGGGCTGAAGGAGAAGCCAATCAGgatgtccaatttgtattttcGCTGCCTTTTAGGGAGCTAAATTTGATGAAAAGTAAAGAATTTAGTTTTATTCAACTCATCAATCATTTCTCAATTGAAACCACAAAAGCAAGAATCTCTAACTACAGCGAATACAAAGTTGtgttcatctttgatggtctggatgagtgccgACTGCCCCTTGACTTCAAGTACAACAAGAGCTGTTATGATGTCACAGAGACaacctcagtggatgtgctgctgacaaacctcatcaagggaaatctgcttccctctgctctcctctggataactaccagacctgcagcagccaatcagatcccttcagagtgtgttgacctggtgacagaggtgagagggttcaatgacccacagaaagaggagtacttcaggaagagattcagtgatgaggacctggccagcagaatcatctcacacataaagacatcaaggagcctccacatcatgtgtcacataccagtcttctgttggatcgttGCTACCATCCTTGAGCACATGTTGACAACAGATGATAAAGTAGAGCTGCCCAAGAccctaacagacatgtactcatacttccttgtgtttcagtccaCTCACAGGAATGTAAAGTATGATGGGAAAAAAGAGAGCACTTTGAAACTGGGACAGCTGGCTTTTCAACAGCTACAGAAAGGCAATCTGATAttctatgaagaagacctgaaagagtgtggcattgatatcaatgaagcatcagtgtattcaggagtctgtacacagatctttaaagaggaatgtgggCTGAACCAGTACAAGGTGTTCTGCTTTGTCCATCTGAGtattcaggagtttctagctGCTGTATATGTGTTCCTCTCATTCAACAACAGTAATAAGAATCTAATGGATGAACAACAATCAACGTTCTTAAAAACTCAGTTCAGGAAAATACCTGaaatcaattttcacaagactgCTGTGGATAAAGCCTTCCAGAGTAAgactggacacctggaccttttcctccgcttccttctgggtctctcactggagtcaaatCAGAAGCATTTACGAGGTCTACTGACAAAGACCAGAAGCAGCTCACAGAGCTATGAAGAAACAATCAAATACATAAAGGAGAAGATCAGGGAGAGTCCCTCTTCAGAGAGGTGCatcaatctgttccactgtctgaatgaactgaatgaccatTCTCTAGTGGAGGAGATCCAAAGATACCTGAGTTCAGGACGTCTCTCCGGAAAAAAACtgtcacctgcacagtggtcagctctggtctttgtgttacTGACGTCAAAAGAggagattgatgtgtttgacctgaaAAAATACTCCAAATCAGAAGAAGGTCTCCTGGGGTTGTTGCCAGTGATAAAAACCTGCAGAATTGCTCT actgtcaggttgtggaatcacaaaaggctgtgcttctctggtctcagctctgaagtcaaacccctcacacctgaaagaactggatctgagtaacaacgACCTGAAGGATTTAGGAATTATGGAGCTCTCTGCTTTACTGAAGGATTCACAATGTAGATTGGAGACTCTAAG actgtcaggttgtggaatcactgaggaaggctgtgcttctctggtctcagctctgaagtcaaacccctcacacctgaaagaactggatctgagtaacaatgacctgaaggatacgggagtggagaagctctctgctctgctgaaggacccacaatgtagactggagactctgag GCTGTCAGGCTGTTtggtcacagaggaaggctgtgcttctctggtctcatctctgaagtcaaacccctcacatctgaatgaactggatctgagctacaatcacccaggagactcaggagtcagactgctctctgctggactggaggatccacactggagactggagaaactcaa tatggatcatggtggagagcGGAGGTTGAAACCAGGGCCCCAAAAAT atgtctgtgaactcacactggacccaaacacagtaaacagaaacctctctctgtctgaggagaacagaaaggtgacaaggaagagagaggagcagccgtatcctgatcacccagagagatttgagtACTGGGAACaagtgttgtgtagagagggtctgtctggacgctgttactgggaggtagagaggagttTGGGAGCAGCGGTgataggagtgacatataaaggaatcaagaggagaggaaagggtgATGACTGTTGTCTTGGATACAATAATAAGTCCTGGAGTCTGGTCTATTATGATGACCGTTGCTATTTCAGGCACAATAATAAGACAACTGtcatacctgtcacctcctcagacccccacagagtaggagtgtatctggactggccagccggcactctgtccttctacagggtctcctctgacacactgacccacctgtacacattcaacaccacattcactgagcccctctatccagggtttagggtttatgactcctcagtgtctctgtgtcagatgtTCTCTGTGTCAAACACtacatga